TGTGTCGTGTATTTACGGTTTAGGTAACCCAGAAGAATACCAAAACTTACGTTTAAATATACGTGTTGGAATGGAAATTGAACGAAACGAATTATTACGTCGTCTCGTCGACATACAGTATCAACGAAACGATATCGATTTTGGACGTGGTACGTTTAGAGTGCGCGGAGATATCGTTGAAATCTTCCCTGCAGCTCGAGATGATCAGTGTATTCGCGTTGAGTTTTTCGGTGATGAAATCGATAGAATACGTGAAATTGATTTTATTAGTGGTGAAGTGTTAAGTGAACGCGAGCACTTCGTTCTATTCCCAGCATCTCACTTCGTCACGCGCGATGAAAAGATGACTGTTGCGATCGACCGTATTGAAAAAGAATTAGAAGAACGACTAAATGAATTACGCGATGAAGACAAATTACTCGAAGCACAGCGACTTGAGCAGCGTACGAATTACGACTTAGAAATGATGAGAGAGATGGGCTTTACGTCAGGAATCGAGAACTATTCGGTTCACTTAACGTTACGTCCACTTGGAAGTACACCGTATACACTGCTCGATTATTTCAAAGACTTCGTTATTATGATCGATGAGTCGCACGTGACACTCCCTCAAATTAGAGGAATGTATAACGGAGACCAAGCGCGTAAACAAGTGCTCGTCGATCACGGGTTTAGATTACCGTCAGCGTTAGATAACCGCCCGTTAAAATTTGAAGAATTTCAAGATAAAGCACAACAACTATTGTACGTGTCTGCAACTCCTGGACCGTATGAATTAGAACATACAGATAAGATGGTCGAGCAAATTATCCGACCGACAGGACTACTTGACCCAACAATTGACGTACGTCCGACTGAACATCAAATTGACGATCTGCTTCATGAAATACAAACGCGTGTTGAAAAGAACGAACGAGTGTTAATTACGACGTTAACGAAGAAGATGTCAGAAGACTTAACGGCGTATTTAAAAGAAGCTGGCGTTAAAGTTCAATATTTACACAGCGAAGTAAAAACGTTAGAACGTATCGAAATCATTCGTGAATTACGATTAGGAACTTATGACGTTCTCGTCGGTATTAACTTACTGCGTGAAGGAATTGATATACCTGAAGTGTCACTTGTTGCGATATTAGATGCAGACAAAGAAGGATTTTTACGTTCCGAACGTTCATTAATACAAACAATCGGGCGTGCTGCGCGTAACAGTGAAGGTCACGTCATTATGTATGCAGATAAAATTACGGATTCTATGAGAGTTGCACTTGATGAGACAGAGCGGCGACGTAAAATTCAAATCGAATATAACGAAAAGCACGGGATTACACCGACGACGATTCAAAAAGAAATTCGTGACGTTATCAGTGCAGAAGTTGAAATTAAAGATGATAAAACATATGAAAAAACGGGTACAGTAAAACTCACAAAGAAAGAGCGCGAAGATTTAAAAGCAAAACTCGAACGCGATATGAAAGAAGCGGCAAAAAACTTAGACTTCGAAACAGCAACAGAACTTCGAGATGCGTTATTTGAGTTAGAAGCAGAAGGGTGATAAATACGTGAGTGAAAAGATAAATAATAAATTCATTAAAATTAATGGTGCAAGACAGCACAACTTAAAAAATATAAATATAGATATACCGAGAGATCAGCTCGTCGTAATGACGGGCTTATCGGGTTCTGGTAAGTCTTCGCTCGCATTCGATACGATTTACGCAGAAGGACAACGCCGTTACGTTGAGAGCTTAAGTGCGTATGCGAGACAGTTTTTAGGACAGATGGAAAAGCCAGACGTCGATACGATTGAAGGGTTATCACCAGCAATTTCAATCGACCAAAAAACGACGAGTAACAACCCGCGTTCAACGGTATCGACAATTACAGAAATATACGATTATTTACGATTATTATATGCACGTGCGGGGACGCCGTATTGTCCGTATCACGATATTGAAATTAAAAGCCAAACGATTGAAGAAATGGTCGATACGATTATGGAACTAGAGACACGTACACGTCTTCAAATATTATCTCCAGTTGTACGTGGCAGAAAAGGACAACATAAAAAGATATTTGAAAGTCTTCGAAAAGAAGGATACGCAAGAGTCGTCGTTGACGGTGAAATGTATGATATAGAGGACGTACCAGAATTAAATAAAAATAAAAAACACGATATCGATATCGTAATCGATAGAATCGGAGTTAAACCAGGCATTGAAGCGAGACTTTCTGATTCACTTCAAATCGCATTAGAAAAAGGAGAAGGTAACGCGGTCGCTAACGTTATAGATGGAGAAGATATCCACTTCTCAGAAAACTTTTCGTGCCCTGAATGTGGATTTACAATTAGTGAATTAGAGCCGAGACTCTTTTCATTTAACAGTCCGTTCGGTGCGTGTCCAACGTGTGATGGATTAGGTAAAAAATGGTCGGTTGACGCGTCACTCGTTATTCCAGATGACACGTTATCGTTAAATGACGGTGCGATTTTACCGTGGAGACCGATAAGTTCAGATTATTATCCGAATCTTTTAAAACAAGTCGCTGAACATTTTAATATCGATATGGACCAACCGTTCAAAGATTTATCTAAAGAAGAACAAGACATTATTTTAAAAGGGTCTACCGATTATTTAGACGTTACGTTCACACAGCGTAACGGTGCACAGCGTACTCGTACGATTCAATTTGAAGGTGTTTTAAATAATATCGAGAGAAGATATCAAGACAGCCCGTCAGAGTATACGCGTGAACAAATGGCGCAGTATATGCGTGAAACAGACTGTTCGACGTGTCATGGATATCGTTTAAATATTGAGGCGCGCTCAGTTAAAATTAACAAACGCCATATCGGTGAAGCAGTCGATCAATCGGTGAATGATGCGCTTCAATTCTTTAATGATTTACATTTAAGTGAAAAGAATCAAGCAATCGCAACACCGATATTAAAAGAAATCAATGACAGACTCACGTTTTTAAGAAATGTTGGGCTCGGATATTTAACGCTCAATCGTCGAAGCGGTACGTTATCTGGTGGGGAAGCACAGCGTATTCGACTCGCGACACAGATCGGTTCGATGTTAAGTGGCGTGCTTTATATACTAGACGAGCCTTCGATTGGACTACATCAGCGAGATAACGATAAGCTAATCGCAACGCTAAAAGAGATGCGCGATTTAGGGAATACGTTAATCGTCGTCGAACACGATGAAGATACGATGATTGCGAGTGATTATTTAATCGATATCGGACCAGGAGCAGGAGAAAACGGTGGAGAAATCGTCGCAGCTGGAACACCGAAAGAAGTCATGAATAACGACGCTTCAATTACAGGTCAATATTTAAGTGGTAAAAAAGAAATCCCATTACCAGAAAATTATCGAAAACAAACGACTAAAAAGTTTAGAGTAAAAGGTGCGAAAGAAAACAACTTAAAAAATATCGATGTAGACTTCCCGCATGGTCTCTTAAACGTTGTAACAGGTGTCTCAGGATCTGGTAAGAGTACGTTAGTGAACGAAATTTTATATAAAGGACTCCATAAAGAGTTATATAAATCTAAACTCGTACCTGGAAAGTTTAAAAAAATAGAAGGCGCGGAGTATTTAGATAAGATTATCGACATCGACCAATCTCCAATCGGTCGTACACCGAGAAGTAACCCGGCGACGTATACAGGTGTCTTTGATGACATTCGTGACGTCTTCGCTGAAACGAACGAAGCGAAAGTTCGAGGGTACAAAAAAGGGAGATTTAGTTTTAACGTAAAAGGTGGACGTTGTGAAGCGTGTAAAGGTGACGGAATTTTAAAAATTGAAATGCACTTTTTACCAGACGTCTTTGTGCCGTGTGAAGTATGTCACGGTAAACGTTATAACAGAGAGACGTTAGAAGTGAAATATAAAGATAAAAACATCTCAGATGTCCTTGAAATGACGGTAGAAGAAGCAGCGAAATTCTTTGAAAACATTCCGAAAATCAGTCGTAAGCTAGAGACGTTATTAGATGTTGGACTCGGCTATGTAAAACTCGGCCAACCGGCAACGACGTTATCCGGTGGGGAAGCACAACGCGTGAAACTTGCGAGTGAACTTCAAAAACGTTCAAATGGTAAGACGCTCTATATACTCGATGAGCCAACGACGGGACTCCACTCAGAAGATATTCGAAAACTGATTAAAGTCATTCAGCGACTCGTAGATAACGGTGACACCGTCGTCATTATCGAACATAATTTAGACGTTATAAAAGTTGCAGATCACATCATCGATCTTGGCCCTGAAGGGGGCGACGGTGGAGGAGAAGTCGTTGCGCATGGTACAATAGAAGATATCATGGAGACGAAAGAAAGCCATACAGGATATCACTTAAAAAAATGGCTTAATCGTAACCATCAGGAGGTTAAATAATGGATAGTAAAGCGCGAATTTTAAAGATGCTTGAAGATGGTTTAATCACGACAAAAGAAGCAATCGACCTTATGAATGCATTAAACGAAGACGATCAAGATAAGAAACACACGAGCGATAAAAAAGAAGAAGAGAACAGTATTTATAAGTTTTTTGAAAATATGACAGACGAAGTTGGAAAGATTTTAGATCCCGATACGATTCAAAAAAACGCGAAAGAAACGTTTGACGATGTCCGTCGTAAAGCAAAAGCAACGAAGAGCACGTCAGATATTTTAAAAACGTTAGAAGACGTATTCGACAAAGCTAAAACAGGAGACATCGATGCGATTTTCCAGCAAGGGTCTAAAAATAAACTCATCGAAACGATCGAAGAAGATTTTTCATCTGTTACGTTAGACGTAACGAATGGTAACGTCGAAGTGAAAAAGACAGATGGCGTAACAGCGGTACGTTTTGAAGTGACACCGTTCTATAGAAAACTCGATAAAAAACGCAATTACTTTGAAGATATTTTCTGCGAAGTAAAAAACGGCAACTTAGAAATTATGTCACCACTTCGTAGTGCGAAAGTAAACGTCGTATTAGAAATTAACGAACGTGCACTCGACCACTTACACATTTCAAGTTCAAACGGCAGCGTCGACGTTGAAGATTTACTGTTAAAAGATTTATCTATCGATATTTTAAATGGAGATATCGAAGTCGAAGATATTTCAGCAAAACATGCATTCGTTAGAACGTCACGCGGGTCGTTAGATGTTAAAGAAAGTGCGTTTACGAATTTAGAACTCGTATCGATGCTCGGTACGATTTCAACGAAAGAACTAGATGTTGAAGAAATCGACATTAAAGCGAACGGCTCAGTGTCACTTTCATTAAATGAAGATACACGTGATGCTAAAATTCAAACGAACATGGGAAGCATCAACGTAGAAATTCCGTCAGGTCGTAAAGTCGAAGGACGTTTAAACACAGTGCTTGGACATATTAACTATCCGCCTGGGTTAAACATCCGAGATATGAAGCCATCCGATTTAGGATTAAAAGAAATTATGATCATTAACGACACAGATGAATCAGGTCTCGTTATAGAAGCGAGCACTAAAGTAGGTTCAGTCACACTCCATACAGTATAAAACGTATTTAAAGGACAAGTAGCTATCAGACTTGTCCTTTTTTGCTATAATAGGAAGTATCAAATTTGAGAGGTATATTATGTTAACGGTAAGTAACGTCATCGAACGATTCAAATTAGAAATTATCACTGGTAAAACAGGTATACATAAACCAATCACAAGTATCGACGTCTCACGACCAGGTCTTGAGATTGCGGGTTATTTTTCACATTATTCAAAAGAACGCGTTCAGTTATTCGGACTGACTGAAACGACGTATTTTAATACGAAATTAACGGATGAAGAACGCGCAACTCGTGCACAACTACTATGTACAAATGAGACGCCGTGTTTTATATTTACAGACGATTTAATACCACCAAAAGAAATTATAGAAGCGTGTGAGAATGCAAATATTCCACTTTTAAAAACGTCGAATACGATTACGAATTTAATGTTTTACTTAACCGATTATTTAGAGATTTCTCTCGCACCTGAGACGAACGTTCACGGCGTACTATTAGATGTCTACGGAATCGGCGTATTAATTACTGGTGAAAGTGGTATCGGTAAAAGTGAAATTGCGTTAGAGCTCGTTAAAAATGGACATCGTCTCGTCGCAGACGATAACGTCGAAATCAAAGAAATCGGTAAAAACGTTCTCATCGGTAAATCTCCAGAGCTCATCGAAAATTTACTTGAAATTAGAGGGCTCGGCATTATAAACGTGATGACATTATTCGGTGCAAGTGTTGTGCTAAGTGAAAAGCGTATTATGTTAAACGTTCATTTAGAGTTTTGGCAAGAAGATAAAGAATACGACCGCCTCGGATTAGATAAACGAACAAAAAATATATTAAATTCTGAAATACCGAGTAAGTTAATCCCTGTACGACCAGGGCGAAACGTATCGAATATTATTGAAGTGGCAGCGATGGACTTTAGACTTCAAAATATGGGAGTCAGTGCCGCGAGAGAATTTAACGAGCGCTTAATTGCGCATATTAGGAGTAAAGATAACGGAGGGAAATAATGATATATGCGATTGACCGCGTCGCAGTAAGTATCGGTGGATTCGATATTTACTGGTACGGGATTTTAATATTTACAGGAATGATCTGTGCATACTTTTTAGCAAATCATGAAATGGTTAAAAAAGGATTTAGCGACGAAACACTCACGGAGATGATGGTATATATCATCGTCTTCTCACTCGTTGGTGCGAGACTTTACTTCGTGTTATTCAACTTAGATTATTATTTACTCCACCCACTCGATATTATAAAAGTATGGGAAGGTGGAATGGCGATCCACGGTGGGCTCATCGGTGGGGTCCTTGCAGGATATTACTACACGCGTAAAAACAATTATAGTTTTTTCCAGTTTGGGGATATGTTAATGCCGAGTGTACTACTCGGCCAAGCAATCGGACGTTGGGGGAACTTTATTAACCAAGAAGCACACGGTGGCCCTGTGTCTCGAGCGTTTTTAGAGACGTTACGTTTACCAGAGTTTATCATTAACCAAATGTATATCGACGGTGTGTATTATCATCCGACCTTTTTATATGAATCGATTTGGAACGTCGTCGGTATTTTTATACTGATGCGTTTACGTCCGAAATTAAAAATTGGTCAGACGTTTTTACTCTATTTAATTTACTATTCTATCGGGCGCTTCTTTATCGAACGAATGCGTACAGATAGTTTAATGATTCTAGACCTTCTCCGTACAGCACAAGTGATGAGTCTCTCGCTTATCGCCCTTGCGATTATTGTATGGATATATAGAAATAAAAAGTACGACTTACCGGTATATGGTAACGTACACGGAAACTTTAACACGTTTAACAAAAAACAGCGTGCGACAGTTAAACAAAACACGAAAAAGAAAAAGAGGAAATAATTATGCGTAAGCTCGAACGTTTTCCTTCAAAAAAAGAAAATCCGCTTTGGCGGATGTACCGTACGATTTCGTTTTTTAGAGTTGTTAAAAACTTCATCATTGTTGAAGCGGGAAGGTATTTCCCATCGACGAGAATGAAACATACACTGTATAAAACGGGACTCAATATGAAACTCGGTGACAAAGTAAGTTTTGCATATAAAGCGATGCCGGACTTATTTTATCCTGAAAATATTACAGTTGGAGAGAACTCGATTATCGGCTATAACGCAACGTTACTTACGCACGAATATTTAGTCGATGAGTACCGTATCGGTTCAATTACGATCGGTAAAAATACGATGATCGGCGCGAACGTTACGGTGTTACCTGGTGTGACGATTGGTGACAACGT
Above is a genomic segment from Nosocomiicoccus massiliensis containing:
- a CDS encoding acyltransferase codes for the protein MRKLERFPSKKENPLWRMYRTISFFRVVKNFIIVEAGRYFPSTRMKHTLYKTGLNMKLGDKVSFAYKAMPDLFYPENITVGENSIIGYNATLLTHEYLVDEYRIGSITIGKNTMIGANVTVLPGVTIGDNVLVGAGSVVSKDIPDNSIAYGNPLVIKERSDIEK
- the uvrB gene encoding excinuclease ABC subunit UvrB, whose product is MAEFELVSNFEPAGDQPQAIKEIVEQIRSGQKHQTLLGATGTGKTFTMSQVIKEIGKPTLIIAHNKTLAGQLYSEFKEFFPNNRVEYFVSYYDFYQPEAYVPSTDTFIEKDASINDEIDQLRHSATSALFEGDDVIIIASVSCIYGLGNPEEYQNLRLNIRVGMEIERNELLRRLVDIQYQRNDIDFGRGTFRVRGDIVEIFPAARDDQCIRVEFFGDEIDRIREIDFISGEVLSEREHFVLFPASHFVTRDEKMTVAIDRIEKELEERLNELRDEDKLLEAQRLEQRTNYDLEMMREMGFTSGIENYSVHLTLRPLGSTPYTLLDYFKDFVIMIDESHVTLPQIRGMYNGDQARKQVLVDHGFRLPSALDNRPLKFEEFQDKAQQLLYVSATPGPYELEHTDKMVEQIIRPTGLLDPTIDVRPTEHQIDDLLHEIQTRVEKNERVLITTLTKKMSEDLTAYLKEAGVKVQYLHSEVKTLERIEIIRELRLGTYDVLVGINLLREGIDIPEVSLVAILDADKEGFLRSERSLIQTIGRAARNSEGHVIMYADKITDSMRVALDETERRRKIQIEYNEKHGITPTTIQKEIRDVISAEVEIKDDKTYEKTGTVKLTKKEREDLKAKLERDMKEAAKNLDFETATELRDALFELEAEG
- the hprK gene encoding HPr(Ser) kinase/phosphatase, encoding MLTVSNVIERFKLEIITGKTGIHKPITSIDVSRPGLEIAGYFSHYSKERVQLFGLTETTYFNTKLTDEERATRAQLLCTNETPCFIFTDDLIPPKEIIEACENANIPLLKTSNTITNLMFYLTDYLEISLAPETNVHGVLLDVYGIGVLITGESGIGKSEIALELVKNGHRLVADDNVEIKEIGKNVLIGKSPELIENLLEIRGLGIINVMTLFGASVVLSEKRIMLNVHLEFWQEDKEYDRLGLDKRTKNILNSEIPSKLIPVRPGRNVSNIIEVAAMDFRLQNMGVSAAREFNERLIAHIRSKDNGGK
- a CDS encoding DUF4097 family beta strand repeat-containing protein, whose protein sequence is MDSKARILKMLEDGLITTKEAIDLMNALNEDDQDKKHTSDKKEEENSIYKFFENMTDEVGKILDPDTIQKNAKETFDDVRRKAKATKSTSDILKTLEDVFDKAKTGDIDAIFQQGSKNKLIETIEEDFSSVTLDVTNGNVEVKKTDGVTAVRFEVTPFYRKLDKKRNYFEDIFCEVKNGNLEIMSPLRSAKVNVVLEINERALDHLHISSSNGSVDVEDLLLKDLSIDILNGDIEVEDISAKHAFVRTSRGSLDVKESAFTNLELVSMLGTISTKELDVEEIDIKANGSVSLSLNEDTRDAKIQTNMGSINVEIPSGRKVEGRLNTVLGHINYPPGLNIRDMKPSDLGLKEIMIINDTDESGLVIEASTKVGSVTLHTV
- the uvrA gene encoding excinuclease ABC subunit UvrA; translation: MNNKFIKINGARQHNLKNINIDIPRDQLVVMTGLSGSGKSSLAFDTIYAEGQRRYVESLSAYARQFLGQMEKPDVDTIEGLSPAISIDQKTTSNNPRSTVSTITEIYDYLRLLYARAGTPYCPYHDIEIKSQTIEEMVDTIMELETRTRLQILSPVVRGRKGQHKKIFESLRKEGYARVVVDGEMYDIEDVPELNKNKKHDIDIVIDRIGVKPGIEARLSDSLQIALEKGEGNAVANVIDGEDIHFSENFSCPECGFTISELEPRLFSFNSPFGACPTCDGLGKKWSVDASLVIPDDTLSLNDGAILPWRPISSDYYPNLLKQVAEHFNIDMDQPFKDLSKEEQDIILKGSTDYLDVTFTQRNGAQRTRTIQFEGVLNNIERRYQDSPSEYTREQMAQYMRETDCSTCHGYRLNIEARSVKINKRHIGEAVDQSVNDALQFFNDLHLSEKNQAIATPILKEINDRLTFLRNVGLGYLTLNRRSGTLSGGEAQRIRLATQIGSMLSGVLYILDEPSIGLHQRDNDKLIATLKEMRDLGNTLIVVEHDEDTMIASDYLIDIGPGAGENGGEIVAAGTPKEVMNNDASITGQYLSGKKEIPLPENYRKQTTKKFRVKGAKENNLKNIDVDFPHGLLNVVTGVSGSGKSTLVNEILYKGLHKELYKSKLVPGKFKKIEGAEYLDKIIDIDQSPIGRTPRSNPATYTGVFDDIRDVFAETNEAKVRGYKKGRFSFNVKGGRCEACKGDGILKIEMHFLPDVFVPCEVCHGKRYNRETLEVKYKDKNISDVLEMTVEEAAKFFENIPKISRKLETLLDVGLGYVKLGQPATTLSGGEAQRVKLASELQKRSNGKTLYILDEPTTGLHSEDIRKLIKVIQRLVDNGDTVVIIEHNLDVIKVADHIIDLGPEGGDGGGEVVAHGTIEDIMETKESHTGYHLKKWLNRNHQEVK
- the lgt gene encoding prolipoprotein diacylglyceryl transferase, with translation MIYAIDRVAVSIGGFDIYWYGILIFTGMICAYFLANHEMVKKGFSDETLTEMMVYIIVFSLVGARLYFVLFNLDYYLLHPLDIIKVWEGGMAIHGGLIGGVLAGYYYTRKNNYSFFQFGDMLMPSVLLGQAIGRWGNFINQEAHGGPVSRAFLETLRLPEFIINQMYIDGVYYHPTFLYESIWNVVGIFILMRLRPKLKIGQTFLLYLIYYSIGRFFIERMRTDSLMILDLLRTAQVMSLSLIALAIIVWIYRNKKYDLPVYGNVHGNFNTFNKKQRATVKQNTKKKKRK